The Candidatus Dechloromonas phosphoritropha genome includes a region encoding these proteins:
- a CDS encoding Ppx/GppA family phosphatase, whose translation MDKITPRWEWRSFGRSFGEAEAQLAGLTPEGVQESDEVYLLSGAGGNVKVRADLMDIKMLQQVNADGLEQWTPVMKAEFPLPAPEATRVFESLRLPVPALSRANYAFNEFIKAFAQPGGAIGMVNVHKRRIRYTVGGCTAEFSDVVANGKPTRTIAVESTDAEAVIRAVRGLGLGGYTNTSYPRGLAALIDDEPERYAVIDAGTNSIKFHIGELDVEGRWRTVIDRAELTRLGEGLAQQGVIIDTALERTVTAIAGMADEAKRHGVRAIAAVGTAGLRIAANGNEVVVAIRARTGVNIEVISGEEEGRLAYLAAKSGLGLKTGSLVVFDTGGGSSQFTFGHDSSVDDRFSVEVGAVRYTERYKLDGAVSLDALHEAMAAITADLSRIEGRPVPEKLVAMGGVVTNMTAVKHGLATYDPAIVQGTVLDRAEIDRQIELYRSQDADARRAIIGLQPKRAEVILAGACIVRTVMAMLGKESITVSDRGLRHGVLAERFDS comes from the coding sequence ATGGACAAAATTACGCCGCGCTGGGAATGGCGCTCATTCGGTCGGAGCTTCGGAGAGGCTGAGGCGCAGCTAGCGGGACTGACGCCGGAGGGGGTGCAGGAGAGCGACGAAGTCTATCTGCTATCTGGTGCCGGCGGTAATGTGAAGGTCCGAGCAGACCTGATGGACATCAAGATGCTGCAGCAGGTCAATGCAGACGGTCTTGAGCAGTGGACGCCGGTCATGAAAGCGGAGTTTCCGCTACCAGCGCCCGAAGCGACAAGGGTGTTCGAATCGCTCCGGCTCCCGGTGCCTGCGCTGTCCCGCGCGAACTACGCATTCAACGAGTTCATCAAAGCGTTCGCCCAGCCGGGCGGTGCGATTGGCATGGTGAACGTCCACAAGCGGCGGATCCGCTATACGGTCGGCGGCTGCACCGCTGAATTCTCCGATGTGGTTGCGAACGGCAAGCCCACCCGTACGATCGCCGTCGAGTCGACGGATGCGGAAGCGGTCATTCGTGCCGTCCGCGGACTTGGCTTGGGCGGCTACACGAACACCAGCTATCCCCGCGGGCTGGCGGCCCTGATCGACGATGAACCGGAACGCTACGCCGTCATCGACGCGGGCACCAATTCGATCAAGTTCCACATCGGCGAACTTGACGTCGAAGGACGTTGGCGCACCGTCATCGACCGCGCGGAACTGACACGCCTCGGAGAGGGCCTCGCGCAGCAGGGCGTGATCATCGACACCGCACTTGAACGAACGGTCACCGCGATCGCGGGCATGGCCGATGAAGCGAAGCGGCACGGTGTGCGGGCGATCGCCGCAGTGGGCACGGCCGGCCTGCGGATCGCCGCGAACGGCAACGAAGTCGTCGTCGCCATCCGGGCGCGCACCGGCGTCAATATCGAAGTTATTTCCGGTGAGGAAGAGGGCCGGCTGGCGTACCTGGCAGCCAAGTCCGGCCTCGGGTTGAAGACGGGCTCGCTCGTCGTGTTCGACACCGGCGGCGGCAGCTCCCAGTTCACCTTCGGGCACGACTCAAGTGTGGATGACCGTTTCAGCGTCGAAGTTGGCGCCGTGCGCTACACCGAGCGCTACAAGCTTGATGGTGCCGTGTCGCTCGATGCACTGCACGAGGCCATGGCGGCGATTACGGCTGACCTGTCGCGCATCGAAGGACGCCCGGTTCCCGAAAAACTGGTGGCGATGGGGGGCGTCGTGACCAACATGACCGCGGTCAAGCACGGGCTCGCCACCTACGATCCGGCAATCGTTCAGGGCACGGTCCTCGATCGCGCCGAGATCGATCGCCAGATCGAACTCTACCGGTCGCAGGATGCGGATGCTCGCCGCGCCATCATCGGCCTGCAGCCGAAGCGGGCAGAAGTCATTCTCGCCGGTGCATGCATCGTCCGGACGGTGATGGCGATGCTGGGCAAGGAGAGCATCACGGTGAGCGATCGCGGCCTGCGTCACGGCGTGCTGGCCGAGCGCTTCGATTCTTGA
- a CDS encoding adenylate cyclase produces the protein MTAHRGTMKRLKLDPVEAQPRQAFFFDTPNLDLFKAGVVVRARRIQGGGGDTVVKLRPVDPDQIDPKLRHSASFKIELDMMPGGFVCSASFKGVCTGKEVLDITAGKMPLSSLLSKGQRAFYQAHPPANRDMDTLVTLGPVLMLKAKQRPKDYDSDVVVELWLYPDGSHILEISTKCLPNQAFQATAEFKGYLARCGIALSGAQEPKTRFALEYFQARLSE, from the coding sequence ATGACGGCGCACCGTGGGACGATGAAGCGCCTGAAACTCGACCCGGTCGAGGCGCAGCCGCGGCAGGCGTTCTTTTTCGATACCCCCAACCTGGACTTGTTCAAGGCCGGTGTGGTGGTCCGGGCCCGGCGTATCCAGGGTGGCGGCGGTGACACTGTCGTCAAGCTGCGTCCGGTGGATCCGGACCAGATCGACCCGAAGCTGCGGCACTCGGCGAGCTTCAAGATCGAGCTGGACATGATGCCAGGCGGCTTCGTGTGCTCGGCATCATTCAAGGGCGTTTGCACCGGCAAGGAGGTGCTCGACATCACCGCTGGCAAGATGCCGCTCAGTTCACTGTTGTCGAAGGGTCAGCGGGCGTTCTACCAAGCGCACCCTCCGGCGAACCGCGATATGGATACCCTGGTTACATTGGGGCCCGTGCTCATGCTCAAGGCCAAGCAACGGCCCAAGGACTACGATAGTGACGTCGTCGTGGAACTGTGGCTCTATCCGGACGGCTCGCACATCCTCGAGATTTCCACCAAGTGCCTGCCGAACCAGGCCTTTCAGGCCACCGCCGAGTTCAAGGGTTACCTCGCCAGGTGCGGAATTGCGCTCAGCGGAGCCCAGGAACCGAAAACAAGATTCGCGCTGGAGTACTTCCAGGCCCGCCTCAGCGAATAA
- a CDS encoding AraC family transcriptional regulator encodes MILSLALCLLYARDDNRYTIHDVIWLVIDMTTISSAILYSPPPSGMVRVGPFLLVPGMLREFGVAPDRVLKKFGLCESTFADPENRMAAEIRAPILAACARETGCSHFGLLLGERNNASALGAIGFLMRNAPDVQTALKDLAENLHLHNRVAVPYLEMAGRQAIFGYQTLYPYAEGWEQLDDGAMALLCNIMRTMCGPGWLPSEVRFRRDKPDNIDPYRRFFAAPLQFGAEQTALIFSAAWLSEKVRLADAGLRTYFEQHVRMMRDFCDDDFIVQAQKQLVRLLGTPGCSLQGIASCLGLHPRTLNRRLREAGSSFRELHKNARHQLACQLLRDTVSSIPTIAAALGYSGSNAFVRAFAQWESVPPATWRKRR; translated from the coding sequence ATGATTCTATCCCTCGCACTGTGCTTGCTATACGCGCGGGACGACAATCGCTACACTATTCACGACGTTATCTGGCTTGTTATCGACATGACGACCATCTCTTCAGCCATTTTGTATTCACCGCCGCCAAGCGGAATGGTTCGTGTCGGGCCGTTCCTCCTTGTTCCGGGCATGTTGCGGGAGTTCGGCGTCGCGCCTGACCGGGTTCTGAAAAAGTTTGGGCTTTGCGAAAGCACCTTTGCCGACCCGGAAAACCGGATGGCAGCCGAGATCAGGGCGCCGATATTGGCGGCTTGCGCACGCGAAACCGGGTGTTCCCATTTTGGTCTGCTATTGGGGGAGCGCAACAATGCTTCGGCTCTGGGCGCCATCGGATTCCTGATGCGCAATGCGCCGGACGTCCAGACGGCGCTCAAGGATCTTGCCGAAAATTTGCATCTGCACAATCGTGTGGCAGTGCCCTACCTTGAAATGGCCGGGAGGCAGGCCATTTTTGGTTACCAGACGCTTTACCCTTACGCGGAAGGGTGGGAACAGCTTGACGATGGTGCGATGGCACTTCTGTGTAACATCATGCGTACCATGTGTGGTCCTGGATGGTTGCCCAGCGAAGTGCGCTTCCGCCGCGACAAGCCCGACAACATCGACCCCTATCGGCGCTTTTTTGCTGCACCCTTGCAGTTTGGCGCCGAACAGACAGCGCTGATCTTCAGTGCAGCGTGGCTCTCGGAGAAGGTTCGGTTGGCCGATGCCGGTTTGCGAACGTATTTCGAGCAGCACGTCCGCATGATGCGGGATTTCTGCGATGATGATTTCATAGTCCAGGCCCAGAAGCAACTGGTTCGCCTGCTTGGGACGCCGGGCTGTTCGCTTCAGGGTATCGCCAGTTGCTTGGGTCTTCATCCGCGGACGCTCAATCGGCGACTCAGGGAGGCAGGAAGCAGTTTTCGTGAACTGCACAAGAACGCACGACACCAACTGGCGTGTCAATTGCTGCGTGACACGGTGAGCAGCATTCCGACGATTGCCGCAGCGCTTGGCTATTCGGGAAGCAATGCTTTCGTCAGGGCATTCGCCCAATGGGAATCGGTCCCGCCGGCCACCTGGCGCAAGCGGCGCTGA
- a CDS encoding efflux RND transporter periplasmic adaptor subunit, whose product MILNPSLNSSASRDFKWAVAGLTGIVLLVTAGCGKEQAASPTVPVVEVVSIAQRDVPIYMEWVGALDGDVNAVIRPQVTGYLIKQNYREGDLVKKGQALFEIDPRTFEAAVDEAKGIRAQKLARYETTSANLARIKPLAAQNAVSQKDLDDATGANQSAKAEIEAADASLRTAKLNLGFTHITSPITGIAGIAKAQIGDLLSPNMATELTTVSTVDPIKVYFNVSEREYLKVAAAAAAVGKRTENIPLNLILVDGSFYPHQGKVATLNRQVDPTTGTFKVAALFPNPNNLLRPGQYGRIRATMSVDKGALLLPQRAITEMQGKYLVAVIGADNKAEIRPVTVGERIGSDWIIRTGLQPGEKVIAEGTQKVRPGMIVNPTPFVPATPAAAADPAIPDAKPAAPAPASKG is encoded by the coding sequence ATGATACTCAACCCATCCCTAAATTCTTCCGCCAGCCGTGACTTCAAGTGGGCTGTGGCCGGGCTGACCGGTATCGTCCTGTTGGTCACCGCTGGCTGCGGCAAGGAGCAGGCAGCGTCGCCAACGGTGCCGGTCGTCGAGGTGGTGAGTATCGCGCAGCGCGACGTGCCAATCTACATGGAATGGGTCGGCGCACTGGACGGCGATGTCAATGCCGTCATCCGTCCGCAGGTCACCGGATACCTGATCAAGCAGAACTACCGCGAAGGCGATCTGGTCAAGAAGGGTCAGGCGCTGTTCGAGATCGATCCGCGCACCTTTGAAGCCGCGGTCGACGAGGCCAAGGGCATCCGCGCCCAGAAGCTTGCGCGCTACGAGACCACCTCGGCCAACCTTGCGCGCATCAAACCGCTAGCGGCCCAGAATGCGGTCAGCCAGAAGGATCTCGACGACGCTACCGGAGCCAATCAGTCGGCCAAGGCCGAAATCGAAGCTGCTGACGCCTCGCTCAGGACGGCTAAACTCAATCTGGGCTTTACCCACATCACCTCGCCGATCACCGGCATCGCCGGCATCGCCAAGGCCCAGATCGGCGATCTGCTCAGCCCGAACATGGCGACGGAACTGACCACCGTCTCCACCGTCGATCCGATCAAGGTCTATTTCAACGTCAGCGAGCGCGAATACCTCAAGGTGGCCGCGGCAGCCGCAGCCGTCGGCAAGAGGACCGAGAATATCCCACTCAACCTGATTCTGGTTGATGGATCGTTTTATCCTCATCAGGGGAAGGTAGCCACGCTCAACCGGCAGGTTGACCCGACCACCGGCACCTTCAAGGTCGCTGCGCTGTTTCCGAATCCGAACAATCTGCTTCGCCCCGGCCAGTACGGCAGGATCAGGGCGACGATGTCGGTAGACAAAGGGGCACTGCTGCTCCCACAACGCGCCATCACCGAAATGCAAGGCAAGTACTTGGTTGCCGTCATCGGCGCCGACAACAAAGCCGAGATCCGGCCGGTAACCGTTGGTGAACGCATCGGCAGCGACTGGATCATCAGAACTGGGCTACAGCCCGGCGAAAAGGTGATCGCCGAAGGTACCCAGAAAGTCAGGCCGGGGATGATAGTGAATCCGACGCCCTTTGTCCCGGCCACGCCCGCGGCTGCCGCAGACCCGGCTATACCCGACGCAAAGCCGGCGGCGCCTGCACCTGCCAGCAAGGGATAA
- a CDS encoding multidrug efflux RND transporter permease subunit, giving the protein MSKFFINRPIVAMVISILMTIIGLVAMSGLPIAQFPNIVPPEIKVTSTYTGADALTVEQAVATPTEQQMSGVDNMNYMFSINGNNGISTLTVNFDISTNANTDQILTQMRQSQAQAQLPADVRNFGVTVQKSTSSPLVMFALYSPKGTYDNIFLANYAYININDQMTRVAGIASVTIFGAGQYAMRLWVKPDQLAKLNITIPEIVNAVNAQNTVNPAGQIGSEPVPPGQEYTYAVRAQGRLQSEEEFGNVVLRANVDGSIVRVRDVARIELGAQTYNIEGRLNGKPAALVALYQMPGANALDAADGAKKLMEKIKESFPPDLDYAVALDTTLSVTEGIKEIQHTLIEALVLVMIVVFVFLQGWRATLIPLLAVPVSLVGTFMLFPMFGFSINTLSLFGLVLAIGLVVDDAIVVVEAVEHHIEHGLSPKDATLRAMEEVTGPVIAIAVILAAVFVPTAFIPGITGQLYQQFAVTIAISVIISAFNALTLSPALCALLLRPKVKGSGPLQKFYDWFNGVFGRVTGGYVGVCRFAIRKSAISLLFLVGLAVTAGIFGKAVPAAFLPDEDQGYVYAGVQLPNAASLQRTSEIARQAEDLIMQVPGVKYTSTVIGYSMLSQVQNTYSAFFFITLEDWALRKKPEEQYAAIKAELTKKLSGISGAIGFAFPPPAIPGVGVSGGATFILEDRAGRDVAFLAENTNKFIEAAKKRPELAGVSTTFLPIVPQMFIDVDRDKVLKQGVNISDVYKTLQSFLGSGFINYFNRFGRQWQVYIQAEGEYRTNIENISQFYVRNSKGEQVPLSALTSVRNISGPEFTMRYNLYRSAQINASAAPGYSSAQVMRALEEVFAETMPSEMGYDYLGMSFQEQKAQQGVSPMVIFGFSLLCVFLILAAQYESWSLPFSVLLGTPIAIAGAFAALLLRGQDNNIYAQIGLVMLIGLAAKNAILIVEFAKMEFQKGELSLAEATLKGAQLRLRPILMTSFAFILGCVPLAIASGAGAISRQVMGSTVIGGMLAATCLAIFIIPVTFYVVEKLSHKGKADVDDAATTESAVKGGDDHA; this is encoded by the coding sequence ATGTCCAAGTTCTTCATCAACCGGCCGATCGTCGCCATGGTCATCTCGATCCTGATGACCATCATCGGCCTGGTCGCCATGTCGGGGCTGCCGATCGCCCAGTTTCCCAACATCGTGCCGCCGGAAATCAAGGTCACCAGCACCTATACCGGCGCTGACGCGCTGACCGTTGAGCAGGCGGTGGCCACCCCGACCGAGCAGCAGATGTCGGGTGTAGACAACATGAACTACATGTTCTCGATCAACGGCAACAACGGTATCTCGACGCTGACGGTGAACTTCGACATTTCCACCAACGCCAATACCGACCAGATCCTCACGCAGATGCGGCAGAGCCAGGCCCAGGCGCAACTGCCGGCCGACGTGCGCAATTTCGGCGTGACGGTGCAGAAATCGACCTCCTCGCCCCTGGTCATGTTCGCGCTTTACTCGCCGAAAGGCACTTACGACAACATTTTTCTCGCCAATTACGCCTACATCAACATCAATGATCAGATGACACGCGTCGCGGGGATCGCCAGCGTGACGATCTTCGGCGCCGGACAGTACGCGATGCGGCTGTGGGTCAAGCCAGATCAACTCGCCAAACTGAACATCACGATTCCCGAGATCGTCAACGCCGTAAACGCCCAGAACACGGTCAATCCGGCGGGACAGATCGGATCCGAGCCGGTGCCACCAGGGCAGGAGTACACCTATGCCGTACGCGCGCAGGGGCGACTGCAGAGTGAAGAAGAATTCGGCAACGTGGTGCTGCGAGCCAATGTAGACGGCTCGATCGTGCGAGTCAGGGATGTTGCGCGCATCGAACTCGGCGCCCAGACCTACAACATCGAGGGACGGCTCAACGGCAAACCCGCAGCCTTGGTGGCGCTCTACCAGATGCCGGGCGCCAATGCACTCGACGCGGCTGATGGGGCCAAGAAGCTGATGGAGAAGATCAAGGAGAGCTTCCCGCCCGACCTTGATTACGCCGTCGCCCTCGATACCACGCTGTCGGTCACCGAAGGCATCAAGGAAATCCAGCACACCCTGATCGAAGCGCTGGTGCTAGTGATGATCGTTGTCTTCGTCTTCCTGCAGGGCTGGCGCGCGACGCTGATCCCGCTGCTGGCAGTCCCGGTCTCGCTGGTCGGCACCTTCATGCTCTTCCCGATGTTCGGCTTTTCGATCAACACCCTGTCGCTGTTCGGCCTGGTGCTGGCGATCGGACTCGTTGTTGATGACGCCATCGTGGTCGTCGAGGCCGTCGAGCACCATATCGAGCACGGCCTGTCACCGAAAGACGCGACCCTGCGGGCAATGGAAGAAGTCACCGGGCCGGTGATCGCCATCGCCGTCATTTTGGCTGCCGTTTTTGTACCGACAGCCTTCATTCCCGGCATCACTGGCCAGCTCTACCAGCAGTTCGCGGTCACCATCGCCATCTCGGTGATCATCTCGGCGTTCAACGCGCTGACCCTCAGCCCCGCCCTTTGTGCCCTGCTGCTCAGGCCCAAGGTCAAGGGCAGCGGCCCGCTGCAGAAATTCTACGACTGGTTCAATGGCGTTTTCGGTCGCGTGACCGGCGGCTACGTCGGGGTTTGCCGGTTCGCCATCCGCAAGAGCGCGATCAGCCTTCTGTTTTTGGTCGGTCTGGCCGTCACCGCCGGCATCTTTGGCAAAGCGGTCCCCGCCGCCTTCCTGCCCGACGAGGATCAGGGCTATGTCTACGCCGGAGTCCAACTCCCCAATGCCGCATCGCTACAACGCACCTCGGAAATTGCCCGTCAGGCAGAAGATCTGATCATGCAGGTCCCTGGGGTCAAATATACGTCGACGGTAATTGGCTACAGCATGCTCAGCCAGGTCCAGAACACCTACAGCGCCTTTTTCTTCATCACGCTGGAAGACTGGGCACTGCGCAAGAAGCCGGAAGAACAGTACGCCGCGATCAAGGCTGAGCTGACGAAAAAGCTGAGCGGCATCAGCGGCGCCATCGGCTTCGCCTTTCCGCCACCGGCGATCCCGGGGGTCGGCGTCTCGGGCGGGGCAACATTCATCCTCGAGGACCGGGCCGGCAGGGACGTTGCCTTCCTCGCGGAAAACACCAACAAGTTCATCGAAGCCGCGAAGAAGCGACCGGAACTGGCCGGCGTATCTACGACCTTCCTGCCGATCGTGCCGCAGATGTTCATCGACGTCGACCGCGACAAGGTGCTCAAGCAGGGGGTCAACATCAGCGACGTGTACAAGACCCTGCAGAGTTTCCTGGGCAGCGGCTTCATCAATTACTTCAACCGCTTCGGACGGCAGTGGCAGGTCTACATCCAGGCCGAGGGCGAATACCGTACCAATATCGAGAATATCAGTCAGTTCTATGTGCGCAACAGCAAGGGCGAACAGGTACCGCTGTCGGCGCTGACCTCGGTCCGCAACATCTCCGGGCCGGAATTCACGATGCGCTACAACCTCTACCGAAGCGCCCAGATCAATGCCTCGGCCGCGCCGGGCTATAGCTCGGCGCAGGTCATGCGCGCCCTGGAGGAGGTATTCGCCGAAACGATGCCGAGCGAGATGGGCTATGACTACCTGGGAATGTCCTTCCAGGAGCAGAAAGCCCAGCAGGGCGTCTCGCCGATGGTCATTTTCGGCTTCTCGCTGCTCTGCGTGTTCCTGATTCTGGCGGCGCAGTACGAGAGCTGGTCGCTGCCGTTCTCGGTCCTGCTCGGTACACCCATCGCCATCGCCGGGGCCTTCGCCGCGCTGCTCCTGCGCGGTCAGGACAACAACATCTATGCGCAGATCGGCCTGGTGATGCTGATCGGCCTAGCGGCCAAGAATGCAATCCTGATCGTCGAGTTCGCCAAAATGGAATTCCAAAAGGGCGAGTTGTCGCTGGCCGAGGCGACGCTCAAGGGTGCGCAACTACGCCTCCGGCCGATTCTGATGACTTCCTTCGCCTTCATCCTCGGCTGCGTGCCGCTGGCCATCGCCAGCGGCGCCGGCGCGATTTCGCGCCAAGTTATGGGCAGCACGGTGATCGGCGGCATGCTGGCGGCGACCTGCCTGGCCATCTTCATCATCCCGGTAACCTTCTACGTCGTCGAGAAGCTTAGTCACAAGGGCAAGGCCGACGTTGACGACGCGGCCACCACCGAGTCGGCCGTCAAGGGAGGAGACGATCATGCGTAA
- a CDS encoding efflux transporter outer membrane subunit has product MRKPIATALLALLASGCMVGPDYVRPPVDTPTAWRLSDKDARDLANSAWWEQFGDPVLNDLLATALRENKDLLIATARIEEFAGRYGIVRAPLFPQVGASYEPRRQRDISSVVVGAGDAKTYNTYSALLNASWEIDIWGRIRRQSEAARAQLLASEDGRRAVILSLVGSVSGAYINLRNLDRQLEIAKSTAKSRGDSYEIFKLRYEGGIISLLELSQNQSQYEEALATIPAIEKSIAQQENGLSVLLGRNPGPIARGRDIDQLTLPAIPADLPSGILERRPDIQQAEQNLIAANALIGAAKAAYFPTISLTGLFGFSSTSLSNLFDSQSKVWQYSAPITMPIFTAGAIAGQVQAAEAGQQQALFAYEKAIQQAFREVDDALVDQDRTREQLQAQKRQVASLETYAGTARLRYENGYTSFIEVLDAERSLFNSQLQYTQSQQVQLQAMINVYKAMGGGWVVEADKMTSANSPH; this is encoded by the coding sequence ATGCGTAAGCCCATCGCCACCGCCCTGCTGGCGCTGCTGGCCAGCGGCTGCATGGTCGGCCCCGATTACGTGCGGCCGCCGGTCGATACCCCGACTGCCTGGCGCCTGAGCGACAAGGATGCGCGGGACTTGGCCAATAGCGCTTGGTGGGAACAGTTCGGCGATCCGGTGCTCAACGATCTGCTCGCCACCGCCCTGCGTGAGAACAAGGATCTGCTGATTGCCACGGCGCGCATCGAAGAGTTCGCCGGACGCTACGGCATCGTTCGCGCGCCGCTGTTTCCGCAGGTCGGCGCCAGCTACGAACCAAGACGGCAACGCGACATCTCCTCGGTGGTAGTTGGGGCAGGAGACGCCAAAACCTACAACACCTACTCCGCCCTTCTGAATGCCAGCTGGGAGATCGACATCTGGGGCCGTATCCGCCGCCAGAGCGAAGCGGCGCGGGCGCAACTGCTGGCCAGCGAGGATGGACGACGCGCGGTCATCCTGTCGCTGGTCGGCAGCGTTTCCGGTGCCTACATCAACCTGCGCAATCTCGATCGTCAGCTCGAGATCGCCAAATCGACAGCAAAAAGCCGAGGGGATTCCTACGAGATATTCAAGCTCCGCTACGAGGGCGGAATCATCTCGCTGCTCGAACTGAGCCAGAACCAGTCGCAATACGAAGAAGCCCTGGCGACCATCCCGGCAATCGAGAAATCGATCGCCCAGCAGGAGAACGGACTGAGCGTCCTGCTCGGGCGCAATCCGGGCCCGATCGCTCGGGGCAGGGACATAGATCAATTGACCCTGCCGGCGATTCCGGCTGATCTGCCCTCGGGTATTCTTGAGCGCAGGCCCGACATCCAGCAGGCCGAGCAGAACCTGATCGCTGCCAATGCCCTGATCGGGGCGGCCAAGGCAGCCTACTTCCCGACCATCTCGCTGACCGGCCTGTTCGGTTTCTCCAGCACCAGCCTGAGTAATCTCTTCGACAGCCAGTCCAAGGTCTGGCAATACTCGGCGCCGATCACCATGCCGATCTTCACCGCCGGCGCCATCGCGGGTCAGGTGCAGGCTGCGGAGGCAGGCCAGCAGCAGGCGCTGTTCGCCTACGAGAAAGCGATCCAGCAAGCTTTTCGCGAGGTCGATGATGCCCTTGTCGATCAGGACCGGACGCGCGAGCAACTGCAGGCGCAGAAGCGCCAGGTCGCGTCGCTGGAGACATATGCCGGGACGGCCCGCCTGCGCTACGAGAACGGCTACACGAGTTTCATCGAAGTCCTCGACGCCGAACGCAGCCTGTTCAACTCCCAGTTGCAGTACACGCAGAGTCAGCAGGTCCAACTCCAGGCGATGATCAACGTCTATAAGGCCATGGGAGGCGGCTGGGTCGTCGAGGCCGACAAAATGACCAGCGCGAACAGTCCTCATTGA
- a CDS encoding NUDIX domain-containing protein: MKQKRCRATVIVEFEDAILLAINKDGLVLLPGGGINREELPIAAAARELHEETGLVAGALTFLFSHESPSNIHQVFFAVAEGDPIAADDAQSLVFLKGAAIASDFNLSLATRTILTKFETLRPSIR, from the coding sequence GTGAAGCAGAAGCGGTGCCGGGCTACGGTCATTGTCGAGTTTGAAGACGCCATCCTGCTCGCGATCAACAAGGACGGCCTGGTTCTGCTTCCGGGAGGAGGGATCAATCGCGAGGAACTGCCCATTGCCGCGGCTGCCCGCGAACTTCATGAAGAGACAGGCCTGGTCGCCGGGGCTCTGACTTTTCTGTTTTCCCATGAGTCGCCATCCAATATTCATCAGGTATTTTTCGCCGTCGCGGAAGGTGATCCGATTGCAGCCGATGACGCTCAGAGTCTGGTTTTCCTGAAGGGTGCCGCCATCGCCTCAGACTTCAATTTGTCGCTGGCAACAAGGACGATACTGACGAAGTTCGAGACCCTGCGGCCGTCGATTCGATGA